One part of the Arachidicoccus terrestris genome encodes these proteins:
- a CDS encoding sulfatase-like hydrolase/transferase, which translates to MNFSDRLAGLSGQPDIIMIITDQERATQHFPENWEKEHLTSLTFLKENGFSFDRAFCNTCMCSPSRSTLLTGLYPAQHHVTQTLTSGGKYSSGEVTLDNTLPNVARMLVDAGYDVHYRGKWHISKGEDGGGPAPSDIALYGFRGWKAPDAGEDTAPENFGGGFANHDGAYIQEGIEFLQNVKRLRAQGKSKPYCLILSLVNPHDVLCYPRGFHYGYSDTFLEGPIMLPETVNEDLVANGKPSAQAQVKTTAGISLGRLNTAEKQTNYLNFYANLLRQVDKEIGYFIDELYKEDGAPKLADQAVVIRLADHGEMGMTHGGMRQKAFVAYEEAIRIPMVFSNPILFPKDTAYKSTRNLASLIDIMPTIADIAGVKPPEGVRGVSLLPLLNEDKPVQDAVLFTFDDTKASAADKASVVKAANRIRCVRTNDWKYTKYFDALGGYPEEFELYDLRQENALEYENLANDPKYTEVRLKMAALLDEQVQQKLSVDVEAFDEGKFTRWFERPQ; encoded by the coding sequence ATGAATTTCAGCGACCGTCTAGCGGGTTTGTCAGGCCAACCGGATATTATTATGATTATTACCGATCAGGAAAGGGCGACGCAGCATTTTCCTGAAAACTGGGAAAAAGAGCATCTTACATCTCTCACGTTTTTAAAGGAAAACGGATTTAGTTTCGACCGGGCTTTCTGTAATACATGTATGTGTTCTCCCAGCAGATCGACCCTGCTGACCGGACTTTATCCCGCGCAGCATCATGTAACGCAAACACTAACCAGTGGAGGAAAATACTCTTCGGGAGAGGTGACACTGGATAATACCTTGCCTAACGTTGCCCGGATGTTGGTTGACGCCGGATATGACGTACATTATCGAGGGAAATGGCATATCAGCAAAGGAGAGGACGGCGGCGGGCCCGCACCATCGGATATCGCTCTCTATGGGTTCAGGGGCTGGAAAGCGCCCGATGCCGGAGAGGATACCGCTCCGGAGAACTTCGGAGGTGGATTTGCGAACCATGACGGTGCATATATACAAGAAGGAATTGAATTTTTGCAAAATGTAAAGCGCCTGAGAGCTCAAGGCAAAAGCAAGCCGTACTGCCTTATCCTTTCTTTGGTGAACCCACATGATGTGCTCTGTTATCCCAGAGGTTTCCATTATGGATATAGTGATACATTCCTCGAAGGACCTATTATGCTACCAGAGACCGTAAATGAAGACTTGGTGGCCAATGGAAAGCCTTCCGCGCAGGCACAGGTAAAAACGACAGCCGGCATTAGCCTGGGAAGGCTTAATACAGCGGAGAAGCAAACCAATTATCTTAATTTCTACGCTAATCTGCTACGCCAGGTCGATAAGGAAATAGGTTATTTTATTGATGAATTGTATAAAGAGGACGGTGCCCCTAAGCTGGCTGATCAGGCAGTGGTTATCCGACTGGCTGATCACGGGGAAATGGGCATGACGCATGGAGGTATGCGACAAAAAGCATTTGTTGCTTATGAGGAAGCGATAAGGATTCCTATGGTGTTTTCCAATCCAATTCTTTTTCCTAAGGACACGGCTTATAAATCTACCCGGAACCTGGCATCTTTGATAGATATTATGCCCACTATTGCAGACATCGCTGGCGTAAAGCCTCCGGAAGGCGTTCGAGGTGTCAGCCTTTTGCCTTTATTGAATGAAGATAAGCCGGTACAGGATGCCGTGTTGTTCACCTTCGATGACACCAAGGCCAGCGCTGCTGACAAAGCCAGTGTTGTTAAGGCTGCAAATCGCATTCGCTGTGTCCGGACCAACGACTGGAAATATACAAAATACTTTGATGCATTGGGCGGCTACCCTGAAGAGTTTGAGTTATATGATTTGCGCCAGGAAAATGCTTTAGAATACGAAAACCTGGCTAATGACCCTAAATATACGGAAGTCAGGTTAAAAATGGCTGCACTACTGGACGAACAGGTACAGCAAAAGCTGTCAGTAGATGTGGAAGCCTTTGACGAAGGAAAGTTTACAAGGTGGTTTGAGCGACCTCAGTAA
- a CDS encoding TfoX/Sxy family protein, with product MAYDLKLADRVRAYLVSFPGLKINEKEMFGGLAFLVNGKMCINVSGDNLMCRFDPTQTEALSGKLGFLPMIMKGKQYYGYCYVEPEGIKMKRDFEFWIQLCLDFNSDAKSSKK from the coding sequence ATGGCATACGACTTGAAACTTGCGGACAGGGTACGTGCGTATTTAGTATCGTTTCCCGGCCTGAAAATTAATGAGAAGGAAATGTTCGGCGGACTTGCTTTTTTAGTGAACGGGAAAATGTGTATTAATGTCAGCGGGGACAATTTGATGTGCCGTTTCGATCCGACACAGACTGAAGCGCTGTCAGGAAAATTGGGGTTTCTTCCCATGATAATGAAAGGTAAGCAATATTATGGCTATTGTTATGTTGAACCGGAGGGGATTAAAATGAAAAGAGATTTTGAATTTTGGATACAACTCTGTCTGGACTTCAATAGCGATGCTAAATCCTCCAAAAAATAA
- a CDS encoding Gfo/Idh/MocA family protein translates to MKLSLLLRTALLSFAAFLGFSLSASGRQAPLKVALAGLSHDHVYLLMQHYKKGEVAIVGIVESDPVLVEKFKKTYHLADTLFYKDLSVLLRNRKPEVVMAFGPNVAHLSVVEACAPLHVNVMVEKPLATTVKDAERIVSLAKQHHIYVLTDYETSWYASNQAVYKQVSANEIGEVRKMVAHDGHQGPKEIGCSPQFLSWLTDPKKNGAGALFDFGCYGANLMTWLMNGSAPEAVYAVTRQIKPTIYPNVDDDATIVLDYPAATGIIEASWNWPYNIKDWEVFGKNGYLQAVDPDQLRARKNGEMNYTIEKLPAPAQPYRDYVAYVSAVVRGQLDPGNDLSSLQNNLIVVKILAAARQSAREGRKIYLK, encoded by the coding sequence ATGAAACTTTCTTTGTTATTGCGTACCGCGTTATTGAGTTTTGCTGCATTTTTGGGATTCTCATTATCCGCCTCAGGGCGGCAGGCACCTCTGAAGGTTGCCCTGGCGGGATTAAGCCATGACCATGTTTACCTTTTGATGCAGCATTACAAAAAAGGAGAAGTGGCAATTGTTGGTATTGTTGAATCAGATCCTGTCTTAGTTGAGAAGTTTAAAAAGACCTATCATTTGGCCGATACTTTGTTTTATAAGGACCTTTCGGTGTTGCTCAGGAACAGAAAGCCAGAAGTCGTTATGGCATTTGGACCGAACGTCGCCCATCTTTCGGTGGTAGAGGCCTGTGCTCCTTTGCATGTGAATGTCATGGTGGAAAAGCCGCTGGCGACAACGGTGAAAGATGCGGAACGGATTGTTTCTCTGGCTAAGCAGCATCATATTTACGTATTAACAGATTATGAAACAAGCTGGTATGCGAGTAACCAGGCCGTATATAAGCAGGTCAGCGCAAATGAAATCGGAGAGGTCAGAAAAATGGTGGCACACGACGGGCATCAGGGGCCTAAAGAGATCGGCTGTAGCCCACAGTTTTTGTCCTGGCTGACTGATCCGAAAAAGAACGGAGCAGGCGCTTTATTTGATTTTGGTTGTTACGGAGCGAATCTGATGACATGGCTGATGAATGGCAGCGCTCCCGAAGCGGTCTATGCGGTCACCAGGCAGATCAAGCCCACTATTTACCCAAATGTGGACGACGATGCTACTATCGTTTTAGATTACCCCGCTGCTACCGGTATTATTGAAGCTTCATGGAACTGGCCGTATAATATTAAGGATTGGGAAGTCTTCGGTAAGAACGGCTATCTTCAGGCTGTTGACCCCGACCAGCTGCGTGCGAGAAAGAATGGAGAGATGAATTATACTATAGAAAAGTTGCCTGCTCCGGCACAACCCTACCGGGATTATGTTGCCTATGTGTCTGCGGTTGTAAGGGGACAGCTGGATCCCGGCAATGATCTGTCTTCCCTTCAAAATAATCTCATTGTGGTGAAGATACTGGCGGCCGCCAGACAATCTGCCAGGGAGGGCAGGAAAATATACCTGAAGTAG
- a CDS encoding TonB-dependent receptor: MRETLLLGTIFVLMGFSVDYRRISGIVKDAGNNRPLAGASIKILESAKGVVTDQNGVFSIDVANDPSDVKVVISSTGYKTDTLMLCSTVAFHTLFLEQVAGTLTDVTVRTDRQKELRENPVAITSVPALKIDRTLQSNIIDVLVKNVPGLNAVKTGPNISKPFIRGLGYNRVLTLYDGIRQEGQQWGDEHGIEIDPYGLQKAEVLKGPVSLIYGSDALAGVVSLIPFRPKDQTGNIRGRLTSEYQQNNGLIGNGIRLYSSNRNWYFLGAGSYRMAKNFQNPVDGRVYNTNFKEASATVSLGHTGANGKSTINLTLFNDRQGIPDGSRDSLTRKFTKQIYEGDRDNIKDRPVVSDQQLNSYRLSPLHQRIQHYRIYSNNQYKLRHGEVEASIAWQQNIRQEFSHPTITDQAGMYVRLNTLNFGFKYTLPVWQNLDLTIGVNGMNQGNKNKDATDFPIPDYRLWDIGSFIFSKWKYKHFTFSGGIRYDHRHIDGKPLYTVKNQYTGFDKTTDHPDAKATRQFSRFNKSFHGLSLSLGSTYTFNSHISLKANIARGYRAPNITELAANGLDPGAHIIYKGNMNAQPEFSFQQDLGMDMEYSAFSGSISVFNNYINHYIYLTELSNDGAPLTDAQGNKTFQYQQAGAHLYGLELTANIHPRSLKGLSWNNNLSITYGANTSHLYENKGTLGRYLPHIPPVSWLSNITQIVSLQNKVFRCLTFMTELDYHGSQNRFLGLYNTETATPSYTLVNIGTGVSLQCNGRQRIELQVAINNVMNTTYQSHMSRLKYFEYYSFSPTHRYGIYGPGRNICIKIIFPI, encoded by the coding sequence ATGAGAGAAACATTGCTTTTAGGTACTATTTTCGTTCTAATGGGTTTTAGTGTTGATTATCGCAGAATAAGCGGTATCGTTAAAGATGCCGGAAATAACAGGCCTTTAGCGGGCGCTTCCATAAAGATTCTGGAGAGTGCAAAGGGCGTTGTGACCGATCAAAACGGCGTCTTCTCAATAGATGTGGCAAATGACCCGTCTGATGTCAAAGTCGTCATTTCCTCCACCGGCTATAAAACGGATACGCTAATGCTCTGCTCCACGGTAGCATTTCATACGTTGTTTTTAGAGCAGGTAGCAGGCACATTAACCGATGTAACGGTTCGTACAGACAGGCAGAAAGAATTGAGGGAAAACCCCGTAGCGATCACTTCGGTACCTGCCTTGAAGATTGACCGGACGCTTCAAAGTAATATCATTGATGTCCTTGTTAAAAACGTCCCGGGGCTAAATGCGGTTAAAACCGGCCCGAACATATCCAAGCCGTTTATCCGGGGGCTTGGATACAACCGGGTGTTGACTTTATACGATGGCATTCGACAGGAAGGACAACAATGGGGAGATGAACATGGTATTGAAATTGATCCCTACGGCCTGCAGAAAGCGGAAGTGCTAAAAGGCCCTGTTAGTCTTATATATGGCTCTGACGCATTGGCTGGAGTCGTCAGCCTGATACCCTTTAGGCCAAAAGACCAGACCGGAAACATTCGAGGCCGTCTGACCAGCGAATATCAGCAAAACAATGGATTAATCGGCAATGGTATCCGTCTATACAGCAGCAACAGAAACTGGTATTTTCTCGGTGCCGGCAGTTACAGGATGGCAAAAAACTTCCAAAATCCGGTAGATGGTCGTGTCTATAATACCAATTTTAAAGAAGCCTCAGCTACCGTATCATTAGGGCACACCGGAGCCAACGGTAAAAGTACTATTAATCTTACCTTGTTTAATGACCGGCAAGGTATACCCGATGGCAGTAGAGATTCTCTTACAAGAAAATTCACTAAACAGATATATGAAGGAGACAGAGATAATATTAAAGACCGGCCAGTCGTATCTGATCAACAACTAAACAGCTACAGGCTAAGTCCGTTGCATCAGCGCATACAACATTACCGGATCTATTCAAACAACCAGTATAAATTAAGACATGGAGAGGTAGAAGCGTCCATAGCCTGGCAACAAAACATCCGGCAAGAGTTCAGTCATCCTACTATTACGGATCAGGCCGGTATGTATGTCCGCCTAAATACCTTGAACTTTGGATTTAAGTATACTTTACCGGTCTGGCAAAATTTGGATTTAACCATTGGCGTCAATGGCATGAATCAAGGCAACAAAAATAAAGACGCTACAGATTTTCCCATTCCTGATTACCGGCTTTGGGATATCGGCAGCTTCATTTTCTCTAAATGGAAATATAAGCACTTTACCTTTAGCGGAGGTATTCGTTACGACCACAGACACATAGATGGCAAACCCCTATATACCGTAAAAAATCAGTATACCGGGTTTGATAAAACGACGGATCATCCTGATGCGAAAGCTACGAGACAATTCAGTCGTTTCAATAAAAGCTTTCATGGCCTCTCTTTAAGTCTGGGCAGCACCTATACCTTCAACAGCCATATCAGCCTGAAAGCAAATATAGCCAGGGGTTACAGAGCACCCAACATCACGGAGCTTGCCGCAAATGGCCTGGATCCGGGCGCGCACATTATCTATAAAGGAAATATGAATGCCCAACCCGAGTTCAGCTTCCAGCAAGACCTTGGCATGGATATGGAATACAGTGCCTTCTCAGGATCGATTAGCGTTTTTAATAATTATATCAATCACTATATTTACTTGACAGAACTTTCTAATGATGGAGCACCCCTCACCGATGCCCAGGGTAATAAAACTTTTCAATATCAACAGGCAGGTGCACACTTATATGGGCTGGAACTTACAGCAAACATACATCCCCGATCCCTGAAAGGCCTTTCCTGGAATAACAACCTCTCCATCACCTATGGCGCAAATACAAGTCACTTATATGAAAATAAAGGCACATTAGGCAGATATCTGCCTCACATCCCACCGGTTAGCTGGCTCAGCAACATTACACAAATTGTTTCCTTACAAAACAAGGTCTTCCGTTGTCTAACTTTCATGACTGAACTCGATTACCATGGATCTCAAAACCGGTTCCTGGGTCTATATAATACAGAAACCGCCACACCGTCTTATACACTGGTTAATATCGGCACAGGGGTTTCCCTGCAATGTAACGGACGGCAACGTATCGAATTACAGGTTGCGATAAACAATGTGATGAATACTACATATCAGAGCCATATGAGCAGATTAAAATACTTTGAGTATTATAGCTTCTCTCCTACCCACCGTTACGGCATTTATGGGCCCGGCCGAAATATATGTATCAAAATCATATTTCCTATATAA
- a CDS encoding GTP-binding protein yields the protein MNTDKRKLPVTVLSGFLGAGKTTLLNYLLHNKQHLKVAVIVNDMSEVNIDAKLVENEEVLSRTEERLVEMSNGCICCTLREDLVKEVERLAAENRFDYLLIESSGISEPVPVAQTFSYVNDESGIDLSRFSYIDTMVTVVDCLNFFNDFGTNERLTDRALTNMEGDDRTIVDLLTDQIEFANVIVLNKTDLVDGKTLGLLEAAIHKLNPSARILRSSFGQIDPKLILNTGLFDFDEAQTSAGWQKELQTENHTPETEEYGISSFVFRSKRPFHPERFWTYLNEQYPQEIIRAKGLFWLASRPDEAMNFSQAGGSSRLERAGVWWCSMPYSERIKYASFVYNQKDIESRWNKKWGDRINELVFIGQNIEKEKVINDLNSCLLQDDEPSPFGNGFQFNDPFPMKT from the coding sequence ATGAACACTGATAAAAGAAAACTTCCCGTAACCGTATTAAGCGGCTTTTTGGGAGCAGGCAAGACCACCCTTCTTAACTATCTACTACATAATAAACAGCATCTTAAAGTTGCCGTCATTGTCAATGATATGAGTGAAGTGAATATAGATGCCAAACTGGTAGAGAATGAAGAGGTTTTATCAAGAACTGAAGAAAGATTAGTAGAAATGAGTAATGGCTGTATCTGCTGCACACTTAGGGAAGACTTGGTAAAAGAAGTCGAGCGCCTGGCAGCTGAAAACCGCTTTGATTATTTGCTCATCGAAAGTTCCGGTATCAGCGAGCCAGTTCCGGTAGCACAGACCTTTTCGTATGTTAACGACGAGAGCGGTATAGACCTGTCAAGGTTCAGCTATATCGATACGATGGTCACGGTAGTAGACTGTCTTAATTTTTTCAATGATTTCGGCACAAATGAACGTTTAACAGATCGGGCACTCACCAATATGGAAGGGGATGACCGGACCATTGTCGATCTGCTCACCGATCAGATTGAATTCGCCAACGTCATCGTTTTAAACAAGACTGATCTTGTAGACGGAAAAACCCTCGGCCTCCTGGAAGCAGCTATTCACAAGTTAAATCCTTCAGCCAGAATTCTAAGATCTTCCTTTGGACAAATTGATCCGAAACTGATACTCAATACCGGGCTTTTCGATTTTGATGAGGCACAAACTTCTGCCGGCTGGCAAAAAGAACTCCAGACAGAAAACCACACGCCCGAAACCGAAGAATATGGTATTAGTTCCTTTGTTTTCAGAAGTAAGCGTCCATTCCACCCAGAACGTTTCTGGACCTATCTTAATGAGCAATACCCCCAGGAGATAATTCGGGCCAAAGGATTATTCTGGCTAGCCTCCCGGCCTGATGAGGCAATGAATTTCTCCCAGGCGGGAGGCTCTTCAAGACTGGAAAGAGCAGGCGTGTGGTGGTGCAGTATGCCTTACTCTGAGCGTATCAAGTATGCATCTTTTGTTTATAACCAAAAGGATATTGAAAGCAGGTGGAACAAAAAATGGGGAGACAGGATCAATGAACTTGTATTTATTGGCCAGAACATAGAAAAGGAAAAGGTCATAAATGACCTTAACAGCTGTCTGCTACAAGACGATGAGCCATCTCCCTTTGGTAACGGTTTTCAGTTTAACGACCCTTTTCCCATGAAGACTTAA
- a CDS encoding methylenetetrahydrofolate reductase has translation MFLDKVKSGKSGILTYGITPPKEGTSPEKVAEIAQKTLERLVSLDIDALVVYDVQDESARTSVERPFPFMNALDPFNFSRQYLQDLKVPKIIYRPAGKFSSEELTQWLDDIHIQQFYPVFVGVPAADYPVKVTLPEAYGLWQKFNETSVLGAVTIPERHAVLHDEDKRILDKAACGVSYFISQCVFNLDYAKKMIEDLCLTSQKQQITPPTIVFTLTVCGSVKTLRFMEWLGIHIPDQLKEELLQADNMLEKSLNVCLDIADQLIEFCTRSCVPFGFNIESLAIRKDEINGSIDLVNKIGKMLNREDATKQREVHTFNRQ, from the coding sequence ATGTTTTTAGATAAAGTCAAATCAGGAAAGTCAGGAATTTTAACCTACGGAATTACGCCTCCCAAAGAAGGCACTTCTCCGGAGAAAGTCGCAGAAATTGCTCAAAAAACATTGGAAAGGCTCGTGTCCCTGGATATCGACGCCCTGGTGGTTTATGATGTGCAGGACGAGTCAGCCCGTACTTCGGTTGAGCGTCCATTTCCCTTTATGAATGCACTTGATCCATTCAATTTCTCCAGGCAGTATCTGCAAGATCTGAAGGTCCCGAAAATCATTTACAGACCCGCTGGTAAATTTTCAAGTGAGGAACTGACACAGTGGCTGGATGATATTCATATACAACAGTTCTATCCGGTATTTGTAGGCGTACCTGCAGCTGATTACCCTGTTAAAGTAACATTGCCGGAAGCTTATGGTCTGTGGCAGAAATTCAATGAAACATCTGTTCTGGGGGCTGTTACGATTCCAGAAAGACACGCTGTCTTACACGATGAGGATAAACGCATTTTAGATAAAGCCGCCTGTGGCGTTTCTTACTTTATTTCTCAATGTGTTTTCAATCTGGACTATGCGAAAAAAATGATAGAAGACCTTTGCCTGACCAGTCAAAAGCAGCAGATCACCCCTCCCACGATTGTTTTTACATTAACGGTATGCGGCTCTGTAAAGACGCTTCGGTTTATGGAATGGTTGGGTATTCATATTCCGGATCAACTTAAAGAAGAATTATTACAAGCCGACAATATGTTGGAAAAATCCCTGAATGTTTGTCTAGATATTGCTGATCAACTGATTGAATTCTGCACTAGAAGCTGCGTCCCTTTTGGATTTAATATTGAGAGTCTGGCTATTCGAAAAGATGAAATCAATGGCTCAATTGACCTTGTCAACAAGATTGGAAAAATGTTGAACAGAGAGGATGCGACGAAGCAAAGAGAGGTGCATACTTTCAACCGGCAATAA
- the metE gene encoding 5-methyltetrahydropteroyltriglutamate--homocysteine S-methyltransferase gives MLTQNLGYPRIGGHRQLKKACEQFWSGKIDLTALNSVADMIKEQNWQAQLEAGIDLIPCNDFSFYDQVLDTSMLLGAIPERYSPLLSANSAYNKIELYFAMARGYQKNGLDITAMEMTKWLDTNYHYIVPEFVADQTFKISDDNVFNAYSDARQILGESAKPVLIGPVSYLLLGKEKEAGFDRVDLIHKLIPVYIDIINRLKKQGATWVQLDEPCLVLDLSQKEKDAFIYAYKKIADQTGGIHILLATYFDALLDNTELAVSLPVEALHIDLVRAPEQLEEVLALAPDSLSISLGIVDGRNVWKNDYQKSLLLINKAVEKLGKERVIIAPSCSLLHSPIDLALETAIDPEIKNWMAFAKQKLSEVSELTRIAEGNTTLLKANIEAIASRKSSKKVHKPAVKARVDTITDADATRNSPFRVRQRLHHERFNLPAFPTTTIGSFPQTDDIRQLRAKFKKGALTNEQYETAIEKATTDVIRWQEEIGLDVLVHGEFERNDMVEYFGEQLDGFLFTANGWVQSYGSRCVKPPVIFGDISRSNDMTVRWTSFAAKQTTKPMKGMLTGPVTILQWSFVRDDQPRETTAAQIAFAIRDEVLALEKAGIGIIQIDEAAIREGLPLRKAKHTQYLNWAVKAFRITAGGVQDKTQIHTHMCYSEFNNIIEHIAAMDADVITIETSRSQMELLQAFAHFEYPNEIGPGVYDIHSPRVPATEEIASLLKKAAGLLPARNLWVNPDCGLKTRKWPETKAALENMVAAARQIRQEISVEAVL, from the coding sequence TCCCAGAATCGGAGGCCACCGACAACTCAAAAAGGCATGCGAGCAGTTCTGGAGCGGTAAGATTGACCTTACAGCCTTAAACAGTGTCGCGGATATGATTAAAGAACAGAATTGGCAGGCGCAGCTCGAAGCAGGTATTGACCTGATACCTTGCAATGATTTTAGTTTTTATGATCAGGTTCTTGACACAAGTATGCTCCTGGGTGCTATCCCGGAACGCTATTCACCCTTATTGTCCGCCAATAGTGCATATAATAAAATAGAATTATATTTTGCCATGGCCCGTGGTTACCAAAAAAACGGTCTGGATATTACAGCCATGGAAATGACCAAATGGCTGGATACCAATTACCATTATATTGTCCCGGAGTTCGTGGCTGATCAGACATTCAAGATATCCGATGATAATGTATTTAATGCATATAGCGACGCCAGGCAAATCCTTGGCGAAAGCGCCAAACCTGTTCTAATCGGGCCAGTAAGTTATCTGCTGTTAGGCAAAGAAAAAGAAGCAGGTTTTGATCGCGTTGATCTTATCCACAAATTAATACCTGTATATATTGACATTATCAACCGTCTAAAAAAACAAGGTGCAACCTGGGTTCAGCTGGACGAGCCTTGTCTCGTGCTTGACCTTTCCCAAAAAGAGAAAGATGCATTTATATATGCCTATAAAAAGATCGCTGACCAGACTGGCGGCATACACATACTCCTTGCTACCTACTTTGACGCCCTGCTTGACAATACAGAACTGGCCGTCAGTTTACCTGTTGAAGCACTTCATATCGACTTGGTACGGGCACCCGAACAACTGGAAGAAGTACTGGCGCTCGCCCCGGATTCATTAAGTATATCTCTGGGGATCGTGGATGGACGTAATGTCTGGAAAAATGATTATCAGAAATCATTACTATTAATCAATAAAGCTGTTGAAAAATTAGGGAAAGAGCGCGTTATCATTGCTCCTTCCTGTTCCCTTTTACATAGCCCGATTGATCTGGCTCTGGAGACAGCTATAGACCCGGAGATAAAAAATTGGATGGCTTTCGCTAAGCAAAAACTATCAGAAGTTAGCGAACTTACCCGGATTGCAGAAGGCAATACCACACTATTAAAAGCAAATATTGAAGCGATAGCGTCTCGAAAATCATCAAAGAAAGTGCATAAACCGGCGGTAAAGGCCAGAGTTGACACCATTACTGACGCCGATGCGACACGTAATAGTCCCTTTCGGGTACGCCAGCGTCTGCATCACGAGCGGTTTAACTTACCGGCCTTTCCGACGACGACCATCGGTTCTTTTCCCCAGACTGATGACATTCGCCAATTGCGGGCCAAATTCAAAAAAGGTGCATTGACAAATGAACAATATGAAACGGCCATCGAAAAGGCCACCACAGATGTAATTCGCTGGCAGGAGGAAATCGGCCTGGATGTTCTGGTCCACGGTGAATTCGAACGTAATGACATGGTGGAATATTTTGGCGAGCAACTGGACGGATTCTTGTTTACCGCAAACGGCTGGGTACAAAGTTATGGCAGTCGCTGCGTCAAACCACCCGTGATCTTTGGAGATATAAGCCGCTCCAATGACATGACTGTCCGTTGGACCAGTTTCGCAGCTAAACAAACCACTAAACCCATGAAAGGCATGCTGACCGGCCCCGTTACAATATTACAATGGTCATTTGTGCGGGATGATCAGCCTCGTGAGACCACAGCCGCGCAAATCGCTTTTGCTATCCGCGATGAAGTATTGGCACTGGAAAAAGCAGGAATCGGTATTATACAGATTGATGAAGCAGCTATTCGAGAAGGTCTGCCGTTGAGAAAAGCCAAACATACTCAGTATCTAAATTGGGCGGTAAAGGCGTTTAGAATTACAGCCGGCGGTGTGCAGGATAAAACGCAGATCCACACACATATGTGTTATAGTGAATTTAATAATATTATTGAACACATCGCGGCCATGGATGCTGACGTGATCACTATTGAGACCTCCAGGTCCCAAATGGAACTATTACAGGCATTTGCTCATTTTGAATACCCAAATGAAATCGGCCCCGGTGTATATGATATCCATTCCCCTCGTGTTCCGGCTACGGAAGAGATAGCTTCTTTGTTGAAGAAAGCGGCCGGGCTCTTGCCGGCGCGCAATCTATGGGTCAACCCGGACTGCGGATTAAAAACCAGAAAGTGGCCTGAAACGAAGGCTGCCCTGGAAAACATGGTTGCTGCCGCCAGGCAAATTCGGCAAGAAATAAGTGTAGAAGCTGTCCTATAA